The Brasilonema sennae CENA114 genome includes a region encoding these proteins:
- a CDS encoding filamentous hemagglutinin N-terminal domain-containing protein, which produces MSFRNTRWFLGIAVGGAFGAAVSLTFALAANSASAQITPDATLPNNSTVTINGNTFNIDGGTIAGRNLFHSFQQFSVPTLNTASFNNAVNIQNIFSRVTGTSVSNIDGIIKALGTANLFLINPNGIIFGPNASLNVGGSFVGTTANAIQFGNQGFWSATNPNNPALLTVNPSALFFNQIAAAARIENNSVADAGLNPSSSFTARGLRVPDGRSLLLVGGDIKMDGGRLSAFGGRVELGGLRSAGTVGLNGDGNNLSLSFPNSVERSDVSLSNGAQVNVPAGGGGSIAVNARNLEMTGSSELLAGIGTGLDSSNSKAGNISVNATGAINLNNSFIENVVLQQANGQGGDVNISASSLRLEGGAQVFTGTFGAGKGGNLSVDAQDVQLIGTSADGQFGSGLFAQAGSNSTGNAGDLTLKTNTLLVRDGAQVFTGTFGAGKGGNLSVDAQDVQIIGTSADARYSSSLQVSTGQNSTGNAGDLTIKTNTLLVRDGAGVITRTLGEGNTGNITITANTTSLDGAKSAVSNTSGVSLAPIVSVKLDEQNRRVVTVESPQQTVFPNARGNSGYINITTESLSVTNGARLDTSTSAQGKAGNISVNTRNAKFSGTDTNGTTSGAFSTVQKGASGNGGVININTADKLTVDNGAQLVASTFGNGNAGEVRIVGKEVVFNGVSGSTPSGAFSAVASNGVGNGGNINVRTGSLSVTNGAQLSAAVEAGASGNGGNLTIATKRLNIVNEAEGTVSNLGSGNAGNLEVKADFIDLNNQGKLTANSRTGFGGNTELNVKDILLMRRDSLISNTSGTPQEGGNEGNLTLRTKFLVAPPNENNDIITNAFTGEGGNINIVATGRIYGFVVPSRLDFEKLSPANRDPRQLPTNDIVASSRSNLNIFTFLDPSNGLVSLPAYVFDPSNQIVQGCAAFDQPNASDFKVTGRGGLPPSPDEPLSSDAVWEDTRLRAIAKQRLDSKTTATKPKSESDTVEIIPATGWVFNGKGEVTLVSQTPNATVENLAGSSQSCRLR; this is translated from the coding sequence ATGTCCTTTAGAAATACTCGTTGGTTTTTGGGGATTGCGGTGGGGGGTGCGTTCGGCGCAGCCGTGTCGCTGACATTCGCCTTAGCTGCAAATTCTGCTTCTGCCCAAATTACACCAGATGCCACTCTACCAAATAATTCCACTGTCACCATAAATGGCAACACCTTCAATATCGATGGGGGAACTATTGCCGGACGCAACTTGTTCCACAGCTTCCAACAGTTTTCTGTACCAACGCTTAATACGGCTTCTTTTAATAATGCTGTAAATATTCAAAACATCTTCAGTAGGGTAACGGGTACGTCAGTTTCAAATATTGATGGAATAATTAAAGCGTTGGGTACAGCTAATCTGTTTTTGATTAATCCAAATGGGATTATCTTTGGTCCTAATGCTAGTTTGAATGTTGGTGGTTCGTTCGTGGGAACGACAGCAAATGCGATTCAATTTGGTAATCAAGGTTTTTGGAGTGCAACGAATCCAAATAATCCTGCACTGCTAACGGTAAATCCTTCAGCTTTATTTTTCAATCAAATAGCAGCTGCTGCACGAATTGAAAATAACTCAGTTGCCGACGCTGGTTTAAATCCATCTTCTAGCTTTACAGCAAGAGGCTTGCGTGTGCCAGACGGAAGAAGTTTACTGCTGGTAGGCGGTGATATCAAAATGGATGGTGGACGTTTGTCTGCTTTTGGTGGGCGAGTCGAGTTAGGTGGGTTACGAAGTGCGGGAACAGTTGGGCTGAATGGGGATGGCAATAATCTGAGTTTGAGTTTTCCCAATAGTGTAGAAAGAAGCGATGTTTCCCTTAGTAATGGTGCTCAAGTAAATGTTCCTGCTGGTGGTGGTGGAAGTATCGCGGTTAATGCCCGGAATTTAGAGATGACAGGAAGCAGTGAACTGTTAGCAGGGATAGGGACAGGACTGGATTCTAGTAATAGTAAGGCAGGAAATATTTCGGTTAATGCTACAGGAGCGATAAATCTCAACAATAGTTTCATTGAGAATGTGGTGCTACAACAAGCAAACGGACAGGGAGGCGATGTCAATATCAGTGCTAGCAGCTTGCGGCTTGAGGGTGGGGCACAGGTATTTACTGGTACTTTTGGTGCGGGCAAGGGGGGAAATTTGAGTGTTGATGCCCAAGATGTGCAATTGATTGGTACAAGCGCTGATGGTCAGTTTGGCAGTGGCTTGTTTGCACAAGCAGGCTCAAACTCAACAGGAAATGCGGGTGATTTAACGCTCAAAACCAATACCTTGCTAGTGCGAGATGGGGCACAGGTATTTACTGGCACTTTCGGTGCGGGCAAGGGGGGAAATTTGAGCGTTGATGCCCAAGATGTGCAAATCATTGGTACAAGCGCTGATGCTCGGTATTCCAGTAGCTTGCAAGTTTCTACAGGGCAAAACTCAACAGGGAATGCAGGAGATTTGACAATCAAAACCAATACCTTGCTAGTTCGGGATGGGGCAGGGGTTATTACTAGGACTTTAGGAGAGGGCAATACTGGTAACATAACGATAACCGCAAATACAACCTCACTTGATGGTGCTAAAAGTGCTGTATCCAATACATCAGGCGTTAGCTTAGCACCTATAGTTAGTGTTAAATTGGATGAACAAAATCGTCGAGTAGTTACCGTTGAGTCTCCTCAGCAAACTGTCTTTCCAAACGCCAGAGGTAATAGTGGATACATCAACATTACAACTGAGTCACTCTCTGTCACCAATGGTGCGCGATTAGATACTAGCACTTCTGCACAAGGAAAAGCAGGGAATATCAGTGTTAATACCCGTAATGCAAAATTTAGTGGTACTGATACCAATGGCACTACCAGCGGTGCTTTTAGTACAGTGCAAAAAGGGGCATCGGGAAATGGTGGAGTTATCAATATTAATACAGCAGATAAACTGACGGTTGATAATGGCGCTCAATTAGTAGCCAGCACTTTTGGAAATGGAAACGCAGGTGAAGTTAGGATTGTTGGTAAAGAAGTCGTATTTAATGGAGTAAGCGGCAGTACTCCCAGTGGAGCATTTAGCGCTGTAGCTTCTAATGGAGTGGGGAACGGAGGCAATATTAATGTCAGAACAGGTTCTCTTTCTGTGACTAATGGCGCTCAACTGTCTGCTGCTGTGGAAGCTGGGGCTAGTGGAAACGGAGGAAATTTGACAATAGCTACTAAGCGGTTGAATATCGTTAATGAAGCAGAGGGAACGGTAAGCAATTTGGGAAGCGGTAATGCAGGCAACTTGGAAGTAAAAGCCGATTTTATTGATCTAAATAACCAAGGAAAACTCACAGCTAACTCTAGAACAGGTTTTGGTGGTAATACTGAGTTAAATGTGAAAGACATTCTACTAATGCGCCGTGATAGCCTAATCTCTAACACTTCCGGCACACCACAAGAGGGTGGCAATGAAGGCAACTTAACACTCCGTACCAAATTTCTAGTTGCTCCCCCCAATGAAAATAACGACATTATTACTAATGCTTTTACTGGTGAGGGAGGTAATATTAACATTGTGGCTACTGGGAGAATTTATGGCTTTGTAGTACCTAGTCGGCTTGACTTTGAAAAGTTATCTCCTGCCAATCGAGATCCGCGTCAATTACCAACAAATGACATTGTTGCAAGTTCCCGAAGCAACCTAAATATTTTTACTTTTCTTGACCCCAGTAACGGTTTAGTCTCCCTACCTGCATATGTATTTGACCCCTCCAACCAAATCGTCCAAGGTTGTGCAGCTTTTGATCAACCAAATGCGAGTGACTTTAAAGTGACTGGACGCGGTGGTTTACCCCCCAGTCCTGATGAACCCCTCAGCAGTGATGCAGTCTGGGAAGATACTCGTTTGCGTGCGATCGCCAAACAGCGACTAGATTCTAAAACTACGGCAACAAAACCCAAGTCTGAATCTGATACAGTTGAAATTATACCTGCTACGGGTTGGGTATTCAACGGTAAGGGCGAAGTGACACTGGTTTCCCAAACACCCAATGCTACTGTTGAAAATTTGGCTGGTTCTTCCCAGTCATGCCGTCTTCGTTAA
- a CDS encoding ABC transporter ATP-binding protein, which yields MSPESPVYRDNSASDYSIISVQNLSKLYPVAVKEPGIVGTLTHFFRRTYRQIKAVEDVSFEIAPGEVVGFLGPNGAGKTTTLKMLTGLIHPSIGQVRVAGHVPFRRQEAFLQKITLVMGQKQQLLWDLPALDSLKINAAVYNISDKEFRHRVGELTEMLSLEGKLTQPVRKLSLGERMKAELLAALLHRPQVLFLDEPTLGLDVNAQVGVRDFLRDYNQRYQATVLLTSHYMADITALCQRVLLIHQGHLIYDGSLDGLQERFAPYREVHLELTNELPKEKLMLYGDVRQIEGRSVCFMVPQEALTRTVAKILADLEIVDLTVTEPSVEEVIGQVFQAGVVVAPSQ from the coding sequence ATGTCTCCAGAATCTCCCGTATACCGTGACAATAGTGCAAGTGACTATAGTATAATATCGGTTCAAAACCTGAGTAAATTATATCCTGTCGCTGTTAAGGAACCAGGTATTGTCGGGACACTTACCCACTTTTTCCGCCGCACTTACCGACAAATCAAAGCAGTTGAAGATGTTTCCTTTGAAATTGCACCTGGTGAGGTGGTGGGCTTTTTGGGACCAAATGGCGCTGGTAAAACCACGACATTGAAAATGCTCACAGGGCTGATTCATCCATCTATTGGTCAAGTTAGAGTGGCTGGACACGTTCCGTTTCGTCGCCAGGAAGCGTTTTTGCAAAAAATTACCCTGGTGATGGGGCAAAAACAGCAACTACTATGGGACTTGCCTGCTCTAGATTCTCTCAAGATTAATGCTGCTGTCTACAACATTTCTGACAAAGAGTTCCGCCACCGGGTGGGGGAATTAACCGAGATGCTATCGCTGGAAGGAAAACTAACCCAGCCTGTGCGGAAGCTGTCTTTAGGTGAACGAATGAAGGCGGAATTGTTAGCAGCACTTTTACACCGTCCACAAGTCCTGTTTTTGGATGAACCGACACTAGGGTTAGATGTGAATGCTCAGGTGGGAGTGCGTGATTTCTTACGCGATTATAATCAGCGATATCAAGCGACGGTGCTCTTGACAAGCCATTACATGGCAGATATCACGGCTTTGTGTCAGCGGGTACTGCTGATTCACCAAGGACATTTGATCTATGACGGTAGTTTAGATGGCTTGCAGGAACGTTTTGCCCCTTACCGGGAAGTTCATTTGGAGTTAACCAATGAGTTGCCCAAAGAGAAGCTGATGTTATACGGTGATGTACGACAAATAGAAGGGCGCTCTGTGTGTTTTATGGTACCACAAGAGGCACTCACTCGCACTGTCGCAAAGATCTTAGCAGATTTGGAGATTGTAGATTTGACCGTGACAGAACCGTCAGTTGAAGAAGTGATTGGGCAAGTTTTCCAAGCGGGAGTGGTCGTAGCACCTAGTCAATAA
- a CDS encoding HlyD family secretion protein, which translates to MMHTHNQKLLPSHKISSVEGEGFLPPVSPWTSLAGVFLVGTVATIFSLASSIKYNVTVKGSANVRPTGDLRLVQPEVEGTVKEIFVKENQMVKQGDAIAVLNDDQLQIKKSQIKGNIEQSKLQLIQMYAQIKSLDVQVSAEKQVIEQTISSAKAELARSQREYQERQITTTSDSLGAEANLQKAEADLQKAKVDLDFAMVDRDRYQLLSETGAIGRRDFEQKKLVVEQTKLILQGQQKAVDIAKAKVKSAKAAVNPSNATVEMAKKRIEQEIAKGQATIATLLKEKEALIQRRSETQNQINQSRKDLQQLDTQLKSSIIRATSNGIILKLNVYNPGQVVRTSEPIAQIVPLNAPLVIKVIIPSADVRKVAVAQNVQLRVDACPYPDYGTLKGTVSTISPDAITSGSNSGTGSTGSSTAGNSNFEVTVKPETLSFGHGDYKCHLQAGMSAIADIISREETALQYLLRKARLITDL; encoded by the coding sequence ATTATGCATACACATAATCAAAAACTTCTCCCTTCGCATAAAATTTCCTCAGTTGAAGGTGAGGGATTTCTCCCTCCTGTTAGTCCTTGGACATCTTTAGCTGGAGTATTTCTTGTTGGAACTGTCGCTACTATATTTAGCCTCGCCTCTTCTATAAAATACAATGTCACAGTAAAAGGTAGTGCTAATGTGCGTCCCACAGGGGACCTCCGGCTAGTACAACCAGAAGTAGAAGGAACTGTTAAAGAGATTTTTGTAAAAGAAAATCAAATGGTCAAGCAGGGAGATGCGATCGCCGTCCTTAATGATGATCAACTGCAAATCAAAAAGAGCCAGATCAAAGGCAATATTGAGCAAAGCAAGTTACAACTTATTCAAATGTATGCTCAAATCAAAAGTTTAGATGTTCAGGTTAGTGCTGAAAAGCAAGTCATAGAACAGACCATTTCTTCTGCAAAAGCGGAATTAGCACGTAGTCAACGGGAATATCAAGAACGACAAATCACAACGACAAGCGACTCGCTAGGTGCAGAAGCAAATTTGCAGAAAGCAGAAGCAGACTTGCAAAAAGCCAAGGTAGATTTAGACTTTGCTATGGTAGATCGCGATCGCTATCAGCTTTTGTCAGAAACTGGAGCAATTGGTCGGCGTGATTTTGAACAAAAAAAACTCGTTGTTGAACAAACAAAATTAATACTACAAGGTCAACAAAAAGCCGTTGATATTGCCAAAGCCAAAGTCAAATCAGCTAAAGCTGCTGTTAATCCCAGCAACGCAACGGTTGAGATGGCAAAAAAACGCATTGAGCAAGAAATTGCTAAAGGTCAAGCAACGATCGCGACTTTACTCAAAGAAAAAGAAGCTTTAATTCAGCGGCGTTCTGAAACACAAAACCAAATCAACCAATCTCGAAAAGACCTGCAACAACTTGATACTCAACTCAAAAGTAGCATTATTCGTGCCACTAGTAACGGCATTATTCTTAAACTCAATGTCTATAACCCTGGTCAAGTTGTCCGTACTAGTGAACCTATTGCCCAAATTGTTCCTCTTAATGCTCCTCTAGTCATTAAAGTTATAATTCCTTCTGCTGATGTTAGAAAAGTCGCAGTTGCTCAAAATGTGCAATTGCGAGTTGATGCTTGTCCCTATCCTGATTACGGCACTCTTAAAGGTACTGTTAGCACCATTTCTCCAGACGCCATAACATCTGGGAGCAATTCAGGTACAGGAAGCACTGGTTCTTCAACTGCTGGTAATAGCAACTTTGAAGTCACAGTAAAACCAGAAACACTTTCTTTCGGACATGGTGACTACAAATGTCATCTTCAAGCTGGGATGTCTGCAATAGCTGATATTATTTCTAGAGAAGAGACAGCGCTGCAATATCTCTTGAGAAAGGCAAGATTAATAACGGATTTGTGA
- a CDS encoding M3 family metallopeptidase, whose translation MSTNTIISKNPLLKGSGLPSFGEISAESVVPAFNQLLAELDQELTTLEANVKPTWNGLVEPLEKLTEGLNWSWGIVSHLMGVKNSSELREAYESVLPHVVQFSNKLGQSQPIYNAFKALRASDAWAKLEESQQRIVEAAIRDAELSGVGLQGEAKERFNAIQMELAELSTKFSNHVLDATKAFSMTLTNPEEIEGLPPSLVSLAAQAAQAAGEENATPENGPWRITLDSPSYGPFMQHSTRRDLREKLYRAFISRASYGELDNNPLIERILELRQELAKLLGFETYAELSLASKMAPNVQAVESLLEEMRRASYDAAIKELKELKAFAGSKGAPEANDLQHWDISFWAERQREEKFAFTAEELRPYFPLPQVLDGLFGLVQRLFGITITPNDGQAPVWHEDVRYFQIANETGQPIAYFYLDPYSRPEEKRGGAWMDVCINRGKVTENGVTTTRLPVAYLVCNQTPSIGDQPSLMTFNEVETLFHEFGHGLHHMLTKVEYAAAAGINNVEWDAVELPSQFMENWCYDRPTLFGMAKHYQTGEPLPEHYYQKLLAAKNYMSGSGMLRQIHISSLDIELHHRYRPDGGETPKDVRSRLAKTTTVLPPLPEDSFLCAFGHIFSGGYAAGYYSYKWAEVLSADAFAAFEEAGLDNEQAIKATGKRYRDTVLALGGSKHPMDVFKSFRGREPSTEALLKHNGLVAAA comes from the coding sequence ATGAGTACAAATACCATTATTTCCAAGAATCCTTTACTAAAAGGCTCTGGTTTGCCTTCCTTTGGGGAGATTTCAGCAGAGTCTGTTGTACCAGCATTTAACCAACTGCTGGCAGAACTCGATCAGGAACTTACGACTTTAGAAGCTAATGTAAAACCTACTTGGAACGGTTTAGTAGAACCTCTGGAAAAGCTGACAGAAGGCCTGAATTGGAGTTGGGGAATTGTAAGCCATTTGATGGGTGTGAAAAATAGCTCCGAACTTCGCGAGGCATACGAAAGCGTACTACCGCACGTCGTGCAATTTTCCAACAAGCTCGGTCAAAGCCAACCAATTTATAATGCCTTTAAGGCACTCCGTGCCAGTGATGCTTGGGCAAAACTTGAGGAGTCTCAACAGCGTATTGTAGAAGCGGCGATCCGAGATGCTGAACTTTCTGGCGTTGGTTTGCAGGGCGAAGCAAAGGAACGTTTTAATGCCATTCAGATGGAGTTGGCAGAACTGTCTACCAAGTTTTCCAACCATGTGCTAGATGCAACCAAAGCGTTTAGTATGACTTTGACAAATCCAGAAGAAATCGAGGGTTTACCTCCCAGTTTAGTGAGTTTAGCCGCACAAGCAGCACAGGCTGCAGGCGAAGAAAATGCTACTCCAGAAAATGGCCCTTGGCGGATTACTTTGGACTCGCCCAGTTATGGTCCTTTCATGCAGCATAGCACTCGACGGGATTTGCGGGAAAAACTATACAGAGCCTTTATTAGCCGTGCTTCTTATGGTGAGTTGGATAACAACCCGTTAATTGAACGCATTTTGGAGTTGCGTCAAGAACTAGCAAAACTACTTGGCTTTGAAACATATGCTGAATTAAGCTTAGCCAGTAAAATGGCTCCTAATGTTCAAGCAGTTGAGTCCTTATTAGAAGAAATGCGTCGTGCTAGTTATGATGCTGCTATTAAGGAATTGAAAGAACTCAAAGCCTTTGCTGGATCTAAGGGTGCACCAGAAGCAAACGATTTGCAGCACTGGGACATTAGTTTTTGGGCAGAACGTCAACGAGAAGAAAAATTTGCTTTCACGGCTGAAGAATTACGCCCTTATTTCCCACTTCCTCAAGTGCTGGATGGCTTGTTTGGACTAGTGCAGCGACTATTTGGCATCACTATTACCCCGAATGATGGGCAAGCCCCAGTTTGGCATGAGGATGTGCGTTACTTCCAAATTGCTAACGAAACAGGTCAGCCAATTGCCTACTTTTACCTTGATCCCTACAGCCGTCCAGAAGAAAAACGTGGCGGTGCTTGGATGGATGTTTGTATTAACCGTGGCAAAGTCACAGAAAATGGAGTCACGACTACCCGCTTACCTGTGGCGTATTTGGTGTGTAACCAAACTCCCTCAATAGGTGATCAGCCTAGCCTCATGACTTTCAATGAAGTGGAGACTTTGTTCCACGAGTTTGGTCATGGCTTGCATCATATGCTCACCAAAGTAGAGTATGCTGCAGCCGCAGGCATCAATAACGTTGAGTGGGATGCGGTGGAATTGCCTAGCCAGTTCATGGAAAACTGGTGCTACGACAGACCAACTTTGTTCGGTATGGCGAAGCATTACCAAACTGGTGAACCTTTACCAGAACATTACTACCAAAAGTTACTAGCAGCAAAGAACTACATGAGTGGTAGTGGTATGTTGCGACAAATCCACATTAGCAGCCTTGACATAGAACTGCACCACCGCTATCGTCCGGATGGCGGCGAGACTCCAAAAGATGTGCGATCGCGCCTTGCCAAAACCACTACTGTTTTGCCACCACTACCAGAAGATTCATTTTTGTGTGCTTTCGGACACATATTTTCAGGTGGATATGCGGCTGGTTACTACAGTTATAAATGGGCTGAAGTATTAAGCGCTGACGCTTTTGCCGCTTTTGAAGAAGCTGGCTTAGATAACGAACAAGCTATAAAAGCTACAGGTAAGCGTTATCGTGATACAGTGCTGGCTCTTGGTGGTAGTAAGCATCCAATGGACGTATTTAAGTCGTTCAGGGGTCGTGAACCCAGTACTGAAGCTTTGCTCAAGCATAATGGCTTAGTAGCAGCAGCGTAA
- a CDS encoding CHASE2 domain-containing serine/threonine-protein kinase yields MKNLFTLSTVVYSVIVTGLLFAVQKLGVLEPLEIRLFDQMMQMRADSGTDSRLLIVAITEDDIKKWKSPTSDRLSGQVLDNLLGKLEQYQPRAIGLDIYRDLPIEPGHNNLLKRLQQSDIIIPICKHRDNNEPGVSPPEGIEPSKVGFIDVVEDSDGTIRRNLLLFTPAANDACAAEYSLSLQLALKYLKAKNIQPQKTSNQELQLGETIFKRLESNSGGYQNIDTGGYQIILNYRSSQVAEKVTMTDVLEDKVNRDLVKNRIILIGSTAPSLKDIFNTPYSTGKSDTSGRMAGVEIHAQSVSQILRPVLDKQTLFWFLPEWGEVVWILVWSLAGGIIASRIQHPLYLAIVGGTGLVVLFAGNFFIFTQAGWIPVISPALGFVLATGSVLGYTVYQSKQEKEKIAQQVQQQEEAIIQLQAFINQRGNSSSLTTPPQIPSETHLLKRRYKIIEPLSHGGFSETYLAQDTQRPSHPQCVVKQLRPAHQEETFLRVARRLFNTEAEILEVLGQHDQIPQLLAYFEENQEFYLIQEFIKGNSLEKEITPNKKFAEADVVSLLKEVLLILVFVHGYNVIHRDIKPSNLIRRESDGRIFLIDFGAVKQIQTHQQNSTVAIGTPSYMPPEQMNGQPRLNSDIYALGILAIQALTGRHPKAFQRDFNTLRVVISRQDGSLQNWHNLAEISDKFAAVLNRMVNQNCNLRYQSATEVLNSLEGL; encoded by the coding sequence ATGAAAAATTTATTCACATTATCAACAGTTGTTTATAGCGTCATTGTCACAGGTTTACTGTTTGCTGTTCAAAAGTTAGGAGTGCTAGAACCATTAGAAATTAGGCTTTTTGACCAGATGATGCAAATGCGAGCAGATTCTGGTACAGATTCCCGCCTGCTAATTGTTGCAATCACTGAAGATGACATCAAAAAATGGAAATCGCCCACTTCAGACCGTTTATCGGGGCAAGTTCTCGACAATCTCTTGGGTAAACTTGAGCAATATCAACCGCGAGCAATTGGTCTTGACATTTATCGTGACTTACCCATTGAACCTGGTCACAACAACTTATTGAAACGTTTGCAACAGAGCGATATTATTATTCCAATTTGCAAACATCGTGATAATAATGAGCCTGGAGTATCTCCTCCTGAGGGAATTGAGCCATCGAAAGTCGGATTTATCGATGTTGTAGAAGATTCTGATGGCACAATACGTCGTAATTTACTGTTGTTTACCCCAGCAGCAAATGACGCTTGTGCAGCAGAATATTCCTTAAGTTTACAACTAGCACTAAAATACTTGAAAGCTAAAAACATTCAACCGCAAAAGACTTCCAACCAAGAGTTGCAACTTGGCGAGACTATATTTAAACGTCTAGAAAGTAATTCTGGTGGTTATCAAAATATAGATACTGGTGGTTACCAAATTATCCTCAACTACCGCTCTTCTCAGGTAGCTGAAAAAGTTACTATGACAGATGTGCTTGAGGATAAAGTTAATCGTGATTTAGTGAAAAACCGCATCATCTTGATTGGTTCAACCGCACCCAGTTTAAAGGATATTTTCAATACACCCTATAGCACTGGCAAGTCAGACACATCCGGTAGAATGGCGGGAGTGGAGATTCATGCCCAAAGTGTCAGTCAAATTCTTCGCCCTGTTCTCGACAAACAAACTCTATTTTGGTTTTTGCCTGAATGGGGTGAAGTGGTTTGGATTTTGGTATGGAGTTTAGCTGGAGGTATAATTGCATCGCGCATTCAGCACCCTTTATATCTAGCAATTGTCGGTGGAACAGGTCTTGTAGTATTATTTGCTGGTAACTTTTTTATTTTTACCCAAGCAGGATGGATTCCAGTCATCTCACCAGCACTGGGGTTTGTGTTAGCAACTGGTAGCGTTCTTGGTTATACGGTATATCAGAGTAAGCAAGAGAAAGAAAAAATAGCACAACAGGTTCAGCAGCAAGAAGAAGCCATTATCCAACTGCAAGCATTTATAAACCAGAGGGGCAATTCCTCAAGTCTAACAACACCACCTCAAATTCCCTCCGAGACGCACCTGCTGAAAAGACGCTATAAAATCATCGAACCTCTAAGTCATGGAGGATTTAGTGAAACTTATTTAGCTCAAGATACTCAGCGTCCTAGTCATCCTCAATGTGTGGTCAAGCAATTACGACCCGCTCATCAAGAAGAAACTTTTTTAAGGGTTGCTAGACGACTTTTCAACACTGAAGCAGAAATTTTAGAAGTTCTGGGTCAGCATGACCAGATTCCTCAATTATTGGCTTATTTTGAAGAAAATCAAGAATTTTATTTAATTCAAGAATTTATCAAAGGGAATTCCCTTGAAAAAGAGATTACTCCTAATAAAAAGTTTGCAGAAGCTGATGTTGTATCTCTACTCAAAGAAGTTTTGCTAATACTTGTTTTTGTTCACGGTTATAATGTCATCCATCGAGATATCAAACCTAGTAATTTAATCAGGCGAGAAAGTGATGGACGGATTTTTTTAATTGATTTTGGTGCAGTCAAGCAGATTCAAACTCACCAGCAAAATAGTACGGTCGCAATTGGTACTCCTAGTTATATGCCTCCCGAACAAATGAACGGACAACCAAGACTAAATAGCGATATTTATGCGTTGGGAATACTGGCTATTCAAGCCTTAACAGGGAGACATCCTAAAGCGTTTCAAAGAGACTTTAACACTTTAAGGGTGGTTATATCTCGGCAAGATGGTAGCTTGCAGAATTGGCACAATTTAGCAGAAATCAGTGACAAATTTGCTGCGGTATTAAATAGAATGGTGAATCAAAACTGCAATTTAAGATATCAGTCGGCTACAGAGGTATTAAATAGTTTAGAAGGTCTTTAA